A genomic segment from Acyrthosiphon pisum isolate AL4f chromosome A3, pea_aphid_22Mar2018_4r6ur, whole genome shotgun sequence encodes:
- the LOC100168552 gene encoding uncharacterized protein LOC100168552, whose translation MYVCGGRQAMMENERTYVVPSLLQTAYYACTDIERDRYDCLEVPDVDMRHCCELLFEILKIDKNLNEGNERQTMFSRLQLTVNDKRFEKICGEAASHGHINCLKLAHEIGVPWVPCLECLECLRYAKDKWACSNAAENGHMDCLVYARENGCPWDKWTCSNAAGNGHMDCLVYARENGCPWDKWTCSCAAGNGHVDCLVYARENGCPWDEDTCTFAVENGHMDCLVYARENGCPWDKWMCSNAAENGHMDCLVYARENGCYWGKGTCSNAAENGYMDCLVYARENLCPWDEVTCTLAAENGHMDCLVYARENGCPWDMWTCNRAAMNGHMDCLVYAQENGCPWDEGTCSNAAKNGHMDCLVYARENGCPWDKRTCTLAAENGHMDCLVYARENGCPWDKETCSNAAENGHMDCLVYARENGCPWDMWTCNRAAMNGHMDCLVFARENGCPWDKETCSNAAENGHMDCLVYARENGCPWDKWTCSCAAGNGHMDCLVYARENGCPWDEDTCRTAMLYGHTDCLIYARENGCPFDGFTRHMAGLSGHKDRIDYARQNGHFYYNCHTSLVFLL comes from the coding sequence ATGTACGTTTGTGGCGGACGGCAGGCTATGATGGAAAACGAGAGAACGTACGTAGTACCTAGTTTGTTGCAAACGGCGTACTACGCTTGCACCGATATCGAGCGTGACAGGTACGACTGTTTGGAGGTACCGGACGTCGATATGCGACATTGTTGCGAGTTgctgtttgaaatattaaaaatcgacaAAAACCTAAACGAGGGCAACGAAAGGCAGACCATGTTCAGCAGGTTGCAGTTGACCGTCAATGACAAGAGGTTTGAAAAGATATGCGGGGAGGCAGCGTCGCATGGACACATAAATTGCCTGAAACTCGCTCACGAGATCGGTGTCCCTTGGGTCCCATGTCTGGAATGTCTGGAATGCCTAAGATACGCAAAGGACAAGTGGGCGTGCAGCAACGCCGCGGAGAACGGTCACATGGACTGCTTggtatacgcacgggaaaacgggtgcccttggGACAAGTGGACGTGCAGCAACGCCGCGGGGAACGGTCACATGGACTGCCTggtatacgcacgggaaaacggttGCCCTTGGGACAAGTGGACGTGCAGCTGCGCCGCGGGGAACGGACACGTGGACTGCCTAgtatacgcacgggaaaatggGTGCCCGTGGGACGAAGATACGTGCACCTTCGCAGTGGAGAACGGTCACATGGACTGCCTAgtatacgcacgggaaaacgggtgcccgtggGACAAGTGGATGTGCAGTAACGCTGCGGAGAACGGTCACATGGACTGCCTggtatacgcacgggaaaacgggtgctaTTGGGGCAAGGGGACGTGCAGCAACGCCGCGGAGAACGGTTACATGGACTGCCTggtatacgcacgggaaaacttGTGCCCGTGGGACGAGGTCACTTGCACCCTCGCCGCGGAGAACGGCCACATGGACTGCCTCGTATACGCACGAGAAAATGGTTGCCCTTGGGACATGTGGACGTGCAACAGAGCCGCGATGAACGGTCACATGGACTGCCTGGTATACGCACAAgaaaacgggtgcccttggGACGAGGGGACGTGCAGCAACGCCGCGAAGAACGGTCACATGGACTGCCTCGTATACGCACGagaaaacgggtgcccgtggGACAAAAGGACGTGCACCCTTGCCGCGGAGAACGGCCACATGGACTGTCTggtatacgcacgggaaaacgggtgcccttggGACAAGGAAACGTGCAGCAACGCCGCGGAGAACGGTCACATGGACTGCCTCGTATACGCACGAGAAAATGGTTGCCCTTGGGACATGTGGACGTGCAACAGAGCCGCGATGAACGGTCACATGGACTGCCTGGTATTCGCACGAgaaaacgggtgcccttggGACAAGGAAACGTGCAGCAACGCCGCGGAGAACGGTCACATGGACTGCCTTgtatacgcacgggaaaacgggtgcccgtggGACAAGTGGACGTGCAGCTGCGCCGCGGGGAACGGTCACATGGACTGCCTAgtatacgcacgggaaaacgggtgcccgtggGACGAGGATACGTGCAGGACCGCTATGCTCTACGGTCACACGGATTGCCTGATTTACGCAAGGGAAAATGGGTGCCCTTTTGATGGCTTTACACGCCACATGGCCGGATTGAGTGGACACAAGGACCGCATAGATTACGCAAGGCaaaacggacatttttattataattgtcacACATCGCTTGTctttttattatga
- the LOC100575301 gene encoding nuclear RNA export factor 1 isoform X2: MMEAMVTRYNPSTKILDLSQFYTCSLFTNNQLFVPLNRPAVLLAALNMAAQYTKHDLCCLNLSKNYIYLGEGLTWIRRLFPELKVLDLADNKLSDLNELRSLSGYSVEVLNLFRNPVCNSMDKECYRRDVQKLFPMLIKLDNLNLPSLDIVGTKLKMPINLGNSYPILQYGCNLIQSNPLITLVELFLTKYYKQYDDTMSRQMVLEAYHENATFSLSSCLLKTCNQGSLADYLPKSRNLLTIGLNKNINSFIHKGKANILSILEKLPKTKHDFGSFIIDVPFASVVVNGVFAEEYNENHNHQVFRSFCRTFSLVPAVNGWVILSDMMLVTLVSSELSAESTKRFYIFKPTMMNNTYNRTSLQTTIQDTLPDVLSTLDFKTSIPKCPSSTSFLSKELPPLSLPTNPQQTSACQTNFQTSVIQNLQSSHQQQNPPASATVGILLNSQELNSSCPMSNSKLSFPVNNTKPIESDFTTSTKMHSSSNIDNTNNELLMIKRFSNETGMNNKWSKKCLVDNNWDFAKATLCYSKLKPNIPSIAYKH; the protein is encoded by the exons ATGATGGAGGCCATGGTGACTCGTTACAATCCCAGTACCAAGATCTTAGATTTGTCGCAATTTTATACTTGTTCAC tgtTTACTAATAATCAACTATTTGTACCATTAAATCGTCCAGCCGTTCTTTTGGCAGCACTTAATATGGCGGCTCAATATACCAAGCATGACTTGTGTTGTTTGAATCTTtccaaaaattacatatatttaggtGAAGGGCTTACATGGATACGTAGATTGTTCCCTGAATTAAAAGTGTTGGATTTAGCTGATAACAAA TTGTCTGATTTAAACGAACTAAGGAGTCTCTCGGGTTATTCAGTTGAAGTGCTCAATTTGTTCAGAAATCCAGTATGCAATTCAATGGATAAAGAGTGTTACAGACG gGATGTTCAAAAACTATTTCCTATGTTAATCAAGTTG GATAACTTAAATTTGCCTTCTTTGGACATTGTTGGTACTAAGTTGAAAATGCCAATCAACCTGGGAAATAGTTACCCAATACTTCAGTACGGCTGCAACTTAATACAATCAAATCCATTAATTACTCTAGTAGAATTATTCCTAACAAAATACTATAAACAGTATGATGATACAATGTCCAGACAAATGGTATTAGAAGCCTACCATGAAAATGCGACGTTTTCATTATCTAGTTGTTTACTAAAAACCTG TAACCAGGGTAGTCTAGCGGATTACCTGCCAAAAAGTCGAAATTTGTTGACAATCGgccttaacaaaaatataaatagttttatacacAAAGGTAAAGCAAATATATTAAGCATTTTAGAAAAGTTACCCAAAACAAAACACGACTTTGGCTCATTCATTATTGATGTACCATTTGCAAGT GTTGTAGTGAATGGTGTGTTTGCCGAAGAATATAATGAAAACCACAATCATCAAGTATTTCGATCATTTTGTAGGACATTCAGTTTAGTGCCGGCTGTAAATGGTTGGGTTATATTAAGTGACATGATGCTTGTAACATTAGTCTCCTCCGAGTTATCGGCA GAATCAACAAAACGGTTCTATATTTTTAAGCCAACGATgatgaataatacatataatagaaCCAGTTTACAAACAACAATACAGGATACATTGCCTGATGTATTGTCAACTTTAGACTTCAAGACATCCATACCCAAATGTCCATCATCGACATCTTTTTTATCTAAAGAACTCCCTCCATTGTCACTGCCTACGAATCCACAGCAAACCTCAGCTTGTCAAACAAATTTTCAGACATCTGTCATACAGAACTTACAGTCATCTCACCAGCAACAGAATCCCCCTGCATCAGCAACAGTTGGTATCCTATTAAACTCTCAAGAGTTAAATTCATCATGTCCCATGTCCAATTCTAAATTATCATTTCCTGTAAACAACACAAAACCAATAGAGTCAGACTTCACAACATCTACCAAAATGCATTCTTCCAGTAATATTGACAATACTAATAACGAATTGTTAATGATCAAGAGGTTTTCAAATGAGACAGGAATGAACAATAAATggtcaaaaaa GTGCTTAGTCGATAATAATTGGGATTTTGCCAAAGCTACATTGTGTTATTCAAAACTAAAACCTAATATTCCTTCAATAGCATATAAACACtga
- the LOC100570386 gene encoding uncharacterized protein LOC100570386 isoform X1, protein MADTTIAGGRRRGIDRRSRPYYTDRRGIRHDTDRRGSRHGADRRGNRHGADRRKGFHTDLGGPFSNNGVRSHNEHINDCTTKPNVIQRGECYPYRQTYNQNDSFKPYNRGDITIWKNLDNKTGLVQNQSRNNIHQKNRSRGGYNNFKNSSCTVTESITGWYSINVTNAEEFDEVLKKIKIHISPVSFYPYNVPMLF, encoded by the exons ATGGCCGACACAACGATCGCCGGCGGTCGACGACGCGGTATCGACCGCCGCAGCCGACCATATTATACCGACCGCCGCGGCATCCGACACGATACCGACCGCCGCGGCAGCCGTCACGGTGCTGACCGCCGCGGCAACCGTCACGGTGCCGACCGCCGCAAAGGGTTTCATACCGACCTCGGTGGACCGTTTTCGAACAACGGCGTCCGTTCAC ATAATGAACATATAAATGATTGTACTACAAAGCCTAACGTTATTCAAAGAGGTGAATGCTACCCATATCGTCAAACTTATAATCAAAATGATTCATTTAAACCATACAACCGTGGAGATATAACTATTTGGAAAAACTTGGATAATAAAACTGGCTTAGTTCAAAATCAATCTAgaaataatattcatcaaaa GAATCGTAGCCGTGGTGGTTATAACAACTTTAAAAACTCATCATGCACTGTGACAGAAAGTATAACTGGTTGGTATTCAATAAAt GTGACAAATGCTGAAGAATTTGAtgaagtattgaaaaaaattaaaatccatataTCACCAGTATCATTTTATCCATACAATGTACCtatgctattttaa
- the LOC100570386 gene encoding uncharacterized protein LOC100570386 isoform X2, with amino-acid sequence MADTTIAGGRRRGIDRRSRPYYTDRRGIRHDTDRRGSRHGADRRGNRHGADRRKGFHTDLGGPFSNNGVRSHNEHINDCTTKPNVIQRGECYPYRQTYNQNDSFKPYNRGDITIWKNLDNKTGLVQNQSRNNIHQKNRSRGGYNNFKNSSCTVTESITDVLVFKVTNAEEFDEVLKKIKIHISPVSFYPYNVPMLF; translated from the exons ATGGCCGACACAACGATCGCCGGCGGTCGACGACGCGGTATCGACCGCCGCAGCCGACCATATTATACCGACCGCCGCGGCATCCGACACGATACCGACCGCCGCGGCAGCCGTCACGGTGCTGACCGCCGCGGCAACCGTCACGGTGCCGACCGCCGCAAAGGGTTTCATACCGACCTCGGTGGACCGTTTTCGAACAACGGCGTCCGTTCAC ATAATGAACATATAAATGATTGTACTACAAAGCCTAACGTTATTCAAAGAGGTGAATGCTACCCATATCGTCAAACTTATAATCAAAATGATTCATTTAAACCATACAACCGTGGAGATATAACTATTTGGAAAAACTTGGATAATAAAACTGGCTTAGTTCAAAATCAATCTAgaaataatattcatcaaaa GAATCGTAGCCGTGGTGGTTATAACAACTTTAAAAACTCATCATGCACTGTGACAGAAAGTATAACTG aTGTTCTGGTTTTCAAGGTGACAAATGCTGAAGAATTTGAtgaagtattgaaaaaaattaaaatccatataTCACCAGTATCATTTTATCCATACAATGTACCtatgctattttaa
- the LOC100575301 gene encoding nuclear RNA export factor 1 isoform X1: MMEAMVTRYNPSTKILDLSQFYTCSLFTNNQLFVPLNRPAVLLAALNMAAQYTKHDLCCLNLSKNYIYLGEGLTWIRRLFPELKVLDLADNKLSDLNELRSLSGYSVEVLNLFRNPVCNSMDKECYRRDVQKLFPMLIKLDNLNLPSLDIVGTKLKMPINLGNSYPILQYGCNLIQSNPLITLVELFLTKYYKQYDDTMSRQMVLEAYHENATFSLSSCLLKTCNQGSLADYLPKSRNLLTIGLNKNINSFIHKGKANILSILEKLPKTKHDFGSFIIDVPFASSTIIQVVVNGVFAEEYNENHNHQVFRSFCRTFSLVPAVNGWVILSDMMLVTLVSSELSAESTKRFYIFKPTMMNNTYNRTSLQTTIQDTLPDVLSTLDFKTSIPKCPSSTSFLSKELPPLSLPTNPQQTSACQTNFQTSVIQNLQSSHQQQNPPASATVGILLNSQELNSSCPMSNSKLSFPVNNTKPIESDFTTSTKMHSSSNIDNTNNELLMIKRFSNETGMNNKWSKKCLVDNNWDFAKATLCYSKLKPNIPSIAYKH, from the exons ATGATGGAGGCCATGGTGACTCGTTACAATCCCAGTACCAAGATCTTAGATTTGTCGCAATTTTATACTTGTTCAC tgtTTACTAATAATCAACTATTTGTACCATTAAATCGTCCAGCCGTTCTTTTGGCAGCACTTAATATGGCGGCTCAATATACCAAGCATGACTTGTGTTGTTTGAATCTTtccaaaaattacatatatttaggtGAAGGGCTTACATGGATACGTAGATTGTTCCCTGAATTAAAAGTGTTGGATTTAGCTGATAACAAA TTGTCTGATTTAAACGAACTAAGGAGTCTCTCGGGTTATTCAGTTGAAGTGCTCAATTTGTTCAGAAATCCAGTATGCAATTCAATGGATAAAGAGTGTTACAGACG gGATGTTCAAAAACTATTTCCTATGTTAATCAAGTTG GATAACTTAAATTTGCCTTCTTTGGACATTGTTGGTACTAAGTTGAAAATGCCAATCAACCTGGGAAATAGTTACCCAATACTTCAGTACGGCTGCAACTTAATACAATCAAATCCATTAATTACTCTAGTAGAATTATTCCTAACAAAATACTATAAACAGTATGATGATACAATGTCCAGACAAATGGTATTAGAAGCCTACCATGAAAATGCGACGTTTTCATTATCTAGTTGTTTACTAAAAACCTG TAACCAGGGTAGTCTAGCGGATTACCTGCCAAAAAGTCGAAATTTGTTGACAATCGgccttaacaaaaatataaatagttttatacacAAAGGTAAAGCAAATATATTAAGCATTTTAGAAAAGTTACCCAAAACAAAACACGACTTTGGCTCATTCATTATTGATGTACCATTTGCAAGT tctaCAATAATACAGGTTGTAGTGAATGGTGTGTTTGCCGAAGAATATAATGAAAACCACAATCATCAAGTATTTCGATCATTTTGTAGGACATTCAGTTTAGTGCCGGCTGTAAATGGTTGGGTTATATTAAGTGACATGATGCTTGTAACATTAGTCTCCTCCGAGTTATCGGCA GAATCAACAAAACGGTTCTATATTTTTAAGCCAACGATgatgaataatacatataatagaaCCAGTTTACAAACAACAATACAGGATACATTGCCTGATGTATTGTCAACTTTAGACTTCAAGACATCCATACCCAAATGTCCATCATCGACATCTTTTTTATCTAAAGAACTCCCTCCATTGTCACTGCCTACGAATCCACAGCAAACCTCAGCTTGTCAAACAAATTTTCAGACATCTGTCATACAGAACTTACAGTCATCTCACCAGCAACAGAATCCCCCTGCATCAGCAACAGTTGGTATCCTATTAAACTCTCAAGAGTTAAATTCATCATGTCCCATGTCCAATTCTAAATTATCATTTCCTGTAAACAACACAAAACCAATAGAGTCAGACTTCACAACATCTACCAAAATGCATTCTTCCAGTAATATTGACAATACTAATAACGAATTGTTAATGATCAAGAGGTTTTCAAATGAGACAGGAATGAACAATAAATggtcaaaaaa GTGCTTAGTCGATAATAATTGGGATTTTGCCAAAGCTACATTGTGTTATTCAAAACTAAAACCTAATATTCCTTCAATAGCATATAAACACtga